Proteins from a genomic interval of Sphingobacterium sp. SYP-B4668:
- a CDS encoding sugar MFS transporter, with the protein MTTASLDRKTTFVSIGIIGMMFFIFGFVSWVNAILIPYFKIACELSNFQSYLVAFAFYISYLVMSMPSSYLLKKVGYKNGIMIGFWIMALGAFLFVPAAYGRTYIIFLIGLFTLGAGLAVLQTVANLYITLIGEKERAAQRISIMGICNKGAGILAPLVFSWTILRPQDNELFKQIPLMDELTRAAALDELILRVVWPYTVVGIVLFLIGVVVKLSILPELDQKEDEEIDNRGRKKKSIFQFPHLVLGAVAIFLHVGTQVIAIDTIINYAGSMGLSLLEAKSLPSYTLSATIIGYLLGIVLIPKICSQRTMLKICTLLGLTLAILVCTTDGHVHFFNMDLDISIWFIVLIGLPNALIWAGIWPLALDGLGSYAKQGSALLIMGLCGNALLPLLYGLWADAVDVKTAYWILTPCFLYLVFYAFKGHQLRAWTSAPKKN; encoded by the coding sequence ATGACAACAGCATCACTAGATAGGAAAACTACATTCGTGTCTATAGGTATCATCGGCATGATGTTCTTTATTTTTGGATTTGTCTCTTGGGTGAATGCAATCCTGATACCTTATTTTAAAATTGCATGTGAATTAAGCAATTTTCAATCTTACCTCGTCGCATTTGCATTTTATATTTCCTATCTGGTGATGTCAATGCCGTCTTCATACCTGCTTAAAAAAGTGGGCTATAAAAACGGGATTATGATTGGTTTTTGGATCATGGCGCTAGGGGCGTTTCTATTTGTGCCAGCGGCTTACGGAAGGACATATATCATCTTTTTGATAGGCTTGTTTACCCTAGGTGCAGGTCTGGCCGTGCTTCAGACGGTTGCTAATCTATATATTACGCTGATCGGCGAAAAGGAACGAGCGGCTCAGCGGATCAGTATTATGGGAATATGCAATAAAGGGGCAGGAATACTGGCTCCTTTAGTTTTTTCTTGGACTATCTTACGTCCGCAGGACAATGAACTCTTTAAGCAGATTCCATTGATGGACGAGTTGACTCGAGCAGCCGCTTTGGACGAATTGATTTTACGGGTAGTGTGGCCTTATACAGTGGTGGGGATTGTTTTGTTCTTAATCGGTGTAGTAGTCAAGCTGTCTATTCTCCCTGAATTGGATCAAAAAGAAGACGAGGAGATTGACAACAGAGGAAGGAAGAAAAAAAGCATTTTTCAGTTCCCACATCTTGTTTTAGGGGCTGTAGCTATATTTTTGCATGTGGGCACACAGGTCATAGCTATTGACACCATCATTAACTATGCAGGATCTATGGGCTTATCTTTGCTCGAGGCAAAATCACTTCCATCTTATACCTTATCGGCTACGATCATCGGATATTTGTTGGGTATCGTGCTCATTCCTAAAATTTGTAGTCAACGGACGATGTTGAAAATCTGTACGTTACTTGGACTTACTTTGGCGATATTAGTCTGTACTACGGATGGACATGTTCATTTTTTTAATATGGACCTGGATATTTCAATCTGGTTTATTGTATTGATTGGATTGCCCAATGCCCTTATATGGGCGGGAATATGGCCATTGGCACTTGATGGTCTTGGGAGTTATGCGAAGCAAGGGTCTGCACTTTTGATTATGGGCTTATGTGGCAATGCATTACTGCCTTTGCTGTATGGCTTGTGGGCAGATGCGGTGGATGTGAAGACGGCGTATTGGATATTGACGCCCTGCTTTCTGTATTTGGTTTTCTATGCGTTCAAAGGTCACCAACTTCGGGCCTGGACAAGTGCCCCTAAAAAAAACTAA
- a CDS encoding MIP/aquaporin family protein yields the protein MTPFLAELIGTAVLILLGGGVVANVVLNKTKGNNSGWIVITTAWALAVFAGVVIAGPYSGAHLSPAVTIANMALAKMSIQEGAVYIVAQFLGAMSGAFLVWLLYKDHFDATEDSGAKQAVFCTAPAIRNIPINLISEIVGTFVLIFSIFHFTDAKLADDSTVGLGSIGAIPVAFIVWVIGLALGGTTGYAINPARDLGPRIIHALLPIRNKASFDIGYAWVPVLGPIIGSLLAVGLYLTLN from the coding sequence ATGACACCTTTTTTAGCTGAATTAATCGGAACCGCAGTTCTCATCCTTCTGGGAGGAGGAGTAGTAGCCAACGTAGTACTTAATAAAACCAAGGGCAACAATTCGGGATGGATTGTTATCACCACGGCCTGGGCTCTTGCTGTATTTGCGGGGGTAGTGATTGCTGGCCCATACAGTGGCGCCCATCTAAGCCCTGCAGTAACCATTGCCAATATGGCTTTAGCAAAGATGAGTATACAAGAGGGTGCCGTCTATATTGTGGCCCAATTCTTAGGAGCCATGTCAGGTGCATTTTTGGTGTGGCTACTTTACAAAGATCATTTCGATGCAACTGAAGATTCTGGTGCCAAACAAGCGGTATTCTGCACCGCGCCCGCCATTCGGAATATCCCTATAAACCTAATAAGCGAGATTGTAGGCACATTTGTATTGATTTTTTCAATTTTCCATTTTACAGATGCCAAGTTAGCAGATGATTCCACCGTGGGCTTAGGTTCTATTGGCGCTATCCCAGTAGCCTTTATAGTATGGGTCATTGGCTTAGCACTGGGCGGAACAACAGGGTATGCCATAAATCCCGCCCGAGATTTAGGACCTCGTATTATCCATGCCTTACTCCCTATCCGAAACAAAGCCAGCTTTGACATCGGATATGCCTGGGTACCGGTCTTAGGTCCAATTATCGGTAGTCTGCTAGCCGTTGGTCTTTATCTTACCCTTAATTGA
- a CDS encoding glycerophosphodiester phosphodiesterase family protein: MKPTIFNIGGLILTLGLLSCSTLKKSDSNVNTKFPDFSAEAHRGGRGLYPENTIEAMQMTMQEWPNITTLEMDCHITKDQKVVVTHDDYLNPKYIKYPNGEDIPADKKYLKVFSLPYEDLKKYDTGTKFFKDFPEQKKLKTHIPLLSELITAVEQEAKNKHRAPMFYNIETKSSAKGDGILHPDPKTFVDLLTQVIIDKGIASRTVIQSFDKRTIQYLHKIYPQIKSSYLIDAKNQQSIDNLVADLGFIPFIISPHYKIVTTQFVKDCHAKGIKVVPWTANDKEEVQRLRTLKVDGIISDYPNLL; encoded by the coding sequence ATGAAACCAACAATATTCAATATCGGAGGTCTAATTTTGACATTAGGCCTCCTATCCTGCTCCACTTTAAAAAAATCGGACTCAAACGTGAATACCAAATTCCCAGATTTCTCAGCAGAAGCTCATCGTGGAGGCAGAGGACTATACCCCGAAAACACGATAGAAGCCATGCAAATGACCATGCAGGAATGGCCAAATATCACCACACTAGAGATGGATTGTCATATTACAAAAGACCAAAAAGTGGTTGTAACGCATGACGACTATCTCAATCCAAAGTATATCAAATATCCAAACGGAGAGGACATTCCCGCCGACAAAAAATATCTAAAAGTATTCAGTCTCCCTTATGAAGACCTCAAAAAATACGATACGGGCACTAAGTTTTTCAAAGACTTTCCAGAGCAAAAAAAACTTAAAACCCATATTCCTCTGCTATCAGAGTTAATTACCGCCGTTGAGCAGGAAGCTAAAAACAAGCATCGAGCACCGATGTTCTATAATATTGAAACGAAAAGTTCCGCCAAAGGTGACGGTATACTTCACCCTGATCCTAAGACCTTCGTAGATTTATTAACCCAAGTCATCATAGACAAAGGAATCGCTTCTAGGACTGTCATCCAATCTTTTGACAAACGGACCATTCAATATCTTCACAAGATTTATCCTCAGATAAAATCATCCTATCTGATTGACGCCAAAAATCAGCAATCCATTGATAATCTTGTTGCAGACCTAGGCTTTATACCGTTTATTATCAGTCCCCATTACAAGATTGTCACCACTCAATTCGTAAAAGACTGCCATGCGAAAGGGATTAAAGTTGTGCCTTGGACGGCTAATGATAAGGAAGAGGTCCAGAGACTTCGGACATTGAAAGTGGACGGTATAATTAGTGACTATCCTAACTTATTGTGA
- the nagA gene encoding N-acetylglucosamine-6-phosphate deacetylase — protein MLTITNAKIIVPSRIIENGTIWIADGKIIDLAEHPVGQEEARGEWLDASGLYLAPGFIDIHVHGGGGADFMDNTVDAFVQIAQTHVKYGTTSMLPTTLTSEPEELLELFDIYEKVLQLKSGGSRFLGLHLEGPYFAMNQRGAQDPRYIRNPDPGEYEPILEKYHHLIARWSAAPELPGALDFGRKVDAYGILVALAHTDAIYEEIIPAVASGYRLATHFYSGMSGMTRRNAHRYAGAIESCFLIDQIDVEIIADGVHLPEPFLRLIHKVKGTDKIILVTDAMRAAGMPEGKSILGSLKRGVEVIVEEGVAKLPDYSSFAGSVATADRLIRTMVNLAGISLLDAVQMLTANPAKLLGVADRIGTIDIGKDADIVLFDEQINIHHTYVLGETCYQR, from the coding sequence ATGTTGACAATTACAAATGCCAAGATTATTGTTCCAAGTCGTATTATCGAGAATGGAACAATTTGGATTGCGGATGGTAAGATTATAGATTTAGCTGAGCATCCTGTAGGTCAGGAGGAAGCGAGGGGTGAATGGTTGGATGCTAGCGGGCTTTATTTGGCACCTGGTTTTATCGATATACACGTGCATGGAGGTGGTGGTGCTGATTTCATGGACAATACGGTAGATGCCTTTGTGCAGATTGCGCAGACTCATGTCAAATATGGGACCACATCCATGCTGCCTACGACTTTGACCAGTGAACCAGAGGAGCTGCTGGAATTGTTTGACATTTATGAAAAAGTGCTACAGCTAAAGAGCGGGGGTTCTCGTTTCTTAGGCCTACACTTAGAGGGACCTTATTTTGCGATGAACCAACGTGGCGCACAGGATCCGCGTTATATCCGCAACCCCGATCCAGGGGAATATGAGCCTATTTTGGAAAAGTATCACCATCTGATTGCTAGATGGAGCGCAGCTCCAGAGTTGCCAGGAGCTTTGGACTTTGGACGTAAAGTCGATGCGTATGGTATATTGGTCGCATTGGCGCATACAGATGCAATTTATGAGGAGATCATACCCGCAGTAGCGAGTGGATATCGATTAGCGACGCATTTCTATTCTGGAATGTCGGGGATGACTCGCCGCAATGCCCACCGGTATGCTGGGGCTATTGAAAGCTGCTTTCTGATTGATCAGATTGATGTGGAAATCATCGCTGATGGTGTGCATTTGCCGGAACCCTTTCTGCGATTGATTCACAAAGTAAAGGGAACGGATAAAATAATACTCGTTACAGATGCTATGCGGGCTGCTGGAATGCCAGAAGGTAAAAGTATTTTGGGTAGTTTGAAACGAGGTGTGGAAGTCATTGTGGAAGAAGGCGTGGCGAAGCTACCCGATTATTCGTCCTTTGCAGGAAGCGTGGCTACCGCAGACAGGCTTATCCGTACAATGGTCAATCTGGCCGGAATCAGTTTATTGGATGCTGTACAAATGCTAACGGCCAATCCTGCTAAATTATTGGGAGTGGCTGATAGAATAGGAACAATAGATATCGGGAAGGATGCCGATATTGTCCTATTTGATGAGCAGATAAATATTCACCATACGTATGTGCTTGGTGAAACCTGTTATCAGAGGTAA
- a CDS encoding LacI family DNA-binding transcriptional regulator, whose amino-acid sequence MKNPIGIKDIAEMLNISVSTVSRAFRDTHDVNPETREKVLALARKLNFKPNKNASALASGSTKNIGVVIPFITNYYFSMVISGIQEEAYEQDYNIILYVTNDNLAREKNLMENLSTSSLDGLLISISSDSYINDHFEQLMSKGLPIVFFDRVPNDMQVSKVVQDDFAGAFQATQYLIQNGYTRIAHIAGPKDLKFTQQRLSGYIKALEKSKIPVDENLIIHSGFSQAHGTEDLEKLIALSKRPDAIFAVNDRKAVGAILAIKKAGLRVGKDIGVIGFTNDPISTVVEPNLTTIEEPALDIGKQSCALLIRHIKNKNFEIKDIVLPGKLIIRDSVTRKW is encoded by the coding sequence ATGAAGAACCCCATTGGCATCAAGGATATTGCGGAAATGTTGAATATTTCCGTATCTACAGTCTCTAGGGCATTCCGAGACACGCACGATGTCAACCCCGAGACCAGAGAAAAAGTACTGGCCCTAGCGCGAAAACTAAATTTCAAACCCAACAAAAATGCCTCGGCTCTAGCCTCTGGATCCACCAAAAACATTGGTGTAGTCATCCCCTTTATTACCAACTATTATTTTTCCATGGTTATTTCCGGCATACAGGAAGAAGCCTATGAACAAGATTATAATATCATTCTATATGTAACCAATGATAACCTTGCTCGGGAGAAAAATCTTATGGAAAATCTTTCAACGAGTAGTTTAGACGGTCTGCTCATCTCCATCTCTTCAGACTCCTATATCAATGACCATTTTGAACAACTTATGTCCAAAGGACTCCCTATTGTCTTCTTTGATCGGGTCCCCAATGACATGCAGGTTTCCAAAGTGGTACAAGATGACTTTGCTGGCGCCTTCCAAGCTACACAGTATCTCATCCAAAATGGATATACACGGATAGCACATATAGCTGGTCCAAAAGACCTCAAATTCACCCAACAACGATTAAGTGGCTATATCAAAGCCCTAGAAAAAAGCAAAATACCTGTAGACGAAAACTTGATCATTCATTCCGGTTTTTCACAAGCCCATGGTACCGAAGATCTGGAAAAACTAATAGCGCTTTCCAAACGCCCCGATGCCATTTTTGCAGTCAATGACCGCAAAGCAGTCGGTGCTATCTTAGCTATCAAAAAAGCTGGTCTTCGAGTTGGAAAAGACATTGGTGTCATCGGCTTTACCAACGACCCCATTTCCACCGTGGTCGAACCCAATTTAACGACAATAGAAGAACCTGCCTTGGATATTGGAAAACAAAGCTGTGCATTGCTCATCCGTCACATTAAAAACAAAAACTTTGAAATTAAGGACATCGTACTGCCTGGAAAGTTAATCATACGAGACTCTGTTACCCGAAAATGGTGA
- a CDS encoding alpha/beta hydrolase family protein: protein MMNKSIWIIGLMMSMVLDSGAQGLLPNVLSIPKEIDAARVLIENRADELEGKVYTDGYANPEAILKGIANNLQLDVGDAPALDMRIVSSSDKGNYTIHNLIFQSMEGVYVPANLYVPKGKGPFPAVLNSHGHWPPGRRSEIVQRTSQILAMNGYVCLSIDAMGSGERGREHQHEYHGANLGSLLLDLGTPLMGVQLMENRRAIDLLCSLPYVNQKYIGATGASGGGNQTMWLAAVDPRVKAAVPVVSVGTFRSYIMNSNCVCELHPNGLLHFEEGDILKSMAPKAIKILTALKDGNAAFNVHQMLKSFRIAKLAYQQRGIADQIDYELFDEPHSYTTEMNVSMVKWFDQAFGNIHRRAIDTTGISLLDTTQLAVLGQGVAKDEILTIPAFISQRFGHVEKELLNTGLGDKESVQSQLRQLLSKRGVDKLLSTQTLLPMDGWERIVLETANRQLIPLLLKSPTTEAGSMHIFFPSKGKQELSYPEVEEVLAKGNGVAIVDLFGLGERASKSGDLIDGALPRFHTLSRSTIWLGETMMGIWATEIDIVLGYLHQGNKGRKLEVVADRETALAALISSGLATTRQDLKLRQLPISYVPELRGSLDSYNMAIHIPGILKWGDIPLLLALSGDSVTLEDAHTIMGRSCTEKERRALQQKVNIYKNKFNNEGSLQLK, encoded by the coding sequence ATGATGAACAAAAGCATATGGATAATAGGACTGATGATGAGTATGGTACTAGATAGTGGAGCGCAAGGGTTGCTGCCGAACGTTTTGTCTATACCTAAAGAGATTGATGCGGCAAGGGTATTAATAGAAAATCGCGCCGATGAGTTGGAGGGTAAGGTATATACGGATGGATATGCTAATCCTGAAGCGATTTTAAAGGGTATTGCAAATAACCTGCAACTGGATGTTGGAGATGCTCCGGCATTGGATATGCGGATTGTCTCTTCTAGCGACAAAGGCAATTACACTATACACAATCTTATCTTCCAGAGTATGGAAGGAGTGTATGTGCCCGCCAATCTGTACGTACCCAAAGGTAAAGGGCCATTTCCTGCTGTACTCAACAGTCATGGACACTGGCCGCCGGGAAGGAGAAGTGAGATTGTGCAACGTACGTCGCAGATATTGGCTATGAATGGGTATGTATGCTTGAGCATAGATGCAATGGGGTCGGGCGAAAGAGGTCGGGAGCATCAACATGAGTATCATGGTGCCAATCTGGGATCTTTGTTGTTGGATCTGGGGACGCCCTTAATGGGGGTACAACTTATGGAGAATAGGCGGGCAATAGATTTGTTGTGTTCCCTTCCATATGTGAATCAGAAGTATATTGGTGCTACTGGTGCCAGCGGCGGTGGGAATCAAACAATGTGGTTGGCCGCGGTAGATCCGCGTGTGAAAGCTGCGGTTCCGGTGGTTAGTGTCGGTACTTTTCGCTCCTATATTATGAACAGTAATTGTGTATGCGAGTTGCATCCCAATGGGCTTTTGCATTTTGAAGAAGGCGACATATTGAAAAGTATGGCACCCAAAGCCATCAAGATTCTCACCGCGTTGAAAGATGGTAACGCAGCCTTCAATGTACATCAGATGCTTAAATCGTTTCGCATTGCGAAGCTCGCTTATCAACAGCGAGGCATAGCAGATCAAATTGACTATGAGTTATTTGACGAACCACATAGTTATACAACGGAGATGAACGTCAGCATGGTCAAATGGTTTGATCAAGCATTTGGAAATATACACCGTCGAGCCATTGATACCACTGGTATCAGTCTGCTGGATACCACTCAATTGGCCGTATTGGGACAAGGCGTTGCCAAGGACGAAATACTGACTATTCCTGCGTTCATCAGTCAGCGGTTTGGTCACGTGGAAAAGGAGCTTTTGAATACAGGGCTTGGGGATAAGGAGAGCGTACAAAGCCAACTTCGACAATTGCTGTCAAAGAGAGGAGTAGACAAACTGCTATCAACGCAGACCCTACTTCCGATGGATGGATGGGAAAGGATTGTTTTAGAGACTGCAAATCGACAATTGATTCCATTGTTGTTGAAGTCGCCGACGACGGAGGCTGGATCGATGCACATTTTCTTTCCTTCAAAGGGTAAACAGGAGCTTTCTTATCCTGAGGTTGAAGAAGTCTTAGCGAAGGGGAATGGTGTTGCCATAGTGGATTTATTCGGATTAGGTGAGCGTGCGTCTAAAAGCGGTGATCTTATCGATGGGGCATTGCCACGTTTTCATACGCTTTCCCGATCGACGATATGGCTAGGTGAGACGATGATGGGTATATGGGCAACTGAAATCGATATAGTGCTGGGATACCTGCATCAAGGAAATAAGGGGCGTAAATTGGAGGTGGTAGCCGATCGCGAGACTGCGCTGGCAGCATTGATCAGTAGTGGACTGGCCACAACCCGACAAGATTTGAAGCTTCGACAGCTGCCCATCAGCTATGTACCGGAGCTAAGAGGAAGTTTGGATAGTTACAACATGGCTATTCATATCCCTGGGATATTGAAATGGGGAGATATCCCTTTGCTACTGGCCCTTAGCGGAGATTCGGTGACCTTAGAGGATGCCCATACAATCATGGGAAGGAGTTGTACCGAAAAGGAGAGGAGAGCACTCCAGCAGAAGGTAAATATTTATAAAAACAAATTTAACAACGAAGGTTCACTTCAACTTAAATAG
- a CDS encoding Gfo/Idh/MocA family protein, producing the protein MGTNRRSFLKLSGLAGIGLLTGCQQQEKGTAETHLDHIRQQASKKYTAAFNMSGYAAPKIDTVRVGFIGVGNRGSAAVERMSQIGGVVINGICDVRAEKATEAKARIKTSGHPAKIYAGEDEDWKKMCQEDEYDLIYIATHWKLHAEMAIYAMEHGKHVALEIPAATTVEDCWRLVQTSEKTKKHCVMLENCCYDYFELLTLNLARQGFFGDIVHCEGAYIHDILNSFFDEKKRYDFWRLKENASRNGNLYPTHGVGPICQVLKVNRGNKMEYMSSMSSKDFMINEKAKEMAKTDKRFEEYVDKPFRGNINISNILTNSGSTIMLQHDVTSPRPYSRIHMVSGTKAFAQKYPLPGKIAIGHEDFMGAEEMTKLEQQYTPGIVNKIGQLAKEIGGHGGMDFMMDWRLIDCLRNGLPVDMDVYDAASWSVIGPLSEWSVANGSLPIEIPDFTNGNWKENNVHDINLIAGGTTNVLK; encoded by the coding sequence ATGGGAACGAACAGAAGATCATTTTTGAAATTATCAGGTCTGGCCGGAATCGGACTTTTGACAGGATGCCAACAACAGGAAAAGGGTACAGCAGAAACACATTTGGACCATATCCGTCAGCAGGCCTCCAAGAAGTATACTGCTGCTTTTAATATGTCTGGATATGCAGCTCCAAAAATCGATACCGTGCGAGTGGGCTTTATCGGTGTCGGGAATAGAGGTTCTGCTGCGGTAGAACGTATGAGCCAGATTGGAGGGGTGGTCATCAATGGAATTTGTGATGTACGTGCCGAAAAAGCTACCGAAGCCAAGGCTCGAATCAAGACTTCTGGTCATCCGGCAAAGATTTATGCAGGTGAGGATGAAGACTGGAAAAAGATGTGCCAGGAGGACGAATATGACCTCATCTATATCGCAACGCATTGGAAGCTACATGCGGAAATGGCGATTTATGCAATGGAGCATGGTAAGCACGTTGCATTGGAGATTCCTGCCGCAACGACAGTAGAAGATTGTTGGAGATTGGTGCAAACATCCGAAAAAACAAAAAAACATTGTGTGATGCTGGAGAACTGCTGCTACGACTATTTTGAGCTATTGACGCTTAATCTCGCAAGACAGGGATTCTTTGGTGATATTGTCCATTGTGAGGGCGCCTACATCCACGATATTTTGAACAGCTTTTTTGATGAAAAGAAGCGTTACGATTTTTGGCGTTTGAAGGAGAATGCCTCGCGTAACGGAAATTTATACCCGACCCATGGTGTGGGGCCTATCTGCCAAGTGTTGAAAGTGAATCGAGGAAATAAGATGGAGTATATGAGCTCCATGTCGTCCAAGGACTTTATGATCAACGAAAAGGCCAAAGAGATGGCGAAAACGGACAAGCGATTTGAGGAGTACGTCGATAAGCCTTTCCGTGGGAATATAAATATCTCTAATATATTGACGAATAGTGGAAGCACCATCATGCTCCAACACGATGTGACATCACCACGCCCGTATTCACGTATTCATATGGTGAGCGGCACCAAGGCTTTTGCCCAGAAATACCCGCTTCCTGGTAAGATTGCAATCGGGCATGAGGATTTTATGGGCGCAGAGGAGATGACAAAATTGGAACAGCAATATACACCTGGTATCGTCAATAAAATAGGGCAATTGGCTAAAGAAATCGGTGGCCACGGGGGGATGGACTTTATGATGGATTGGAGGCTGATAGACTGCTTAAGAAATGGCCTTCCAGTGGATATGGATGTGTATGACGCGGCGAGTTGGAGTGTGATTGGTCCACTTAGTGAGTGGTCAGTTGCTAATGGATCACTCCCGATTGAAATCCCAGATTTTACGAACGGAAATTGGAAAGAGAATAACGTGCACGATATCAATTTGATAGCAGGTGGAACAACAAATGTATTGAAATAG
- a CDS encoding GNAT family N-acetyltransferase gives MISIISAAVQHIEEIRKIAFKTWPITFGKILSEAQIEYMLNMMYSQEALMRQMEDQRHCFLLGVENGRYLGYVSYELHYQDEAITKIHKIYVLPEAQGKGVGKVLLSKVEAEAMLHGDQKLALNVNKYNEAVYFYNKMGFECVGTEDIDIGSGFLMEDKIMEKKLATVE, from the coding sequence ATGATAAGTATTATAAGTGCAGCAGTACAGCATATCGAAGAGATTCGAAAAATCGCATTTAAAACATGGCCCATTACTTTTGGAAAGATATTATCCGAGGCTCAGATTGAGTATATGTTGAACATGATGTATAGCCAAGAGGCACTGATGAGGCAGATGGAGGACCAAAGGCACTGTTTTCTGCTCGGAGTGGAGAATGGTAGATACTTGGGGTATGTCTCTTATGAACTGCACTATCAGGATGAGGCTATTACAAAAATCCATAAAATTTATGTTTTACCAGAAGCGCAGGGAAAGGGGGTAGGTAAGGTCTTACTTAGCAAGGTGGAGGCAGAAGCTATGCTACATGGGGATCAAAAGCTCGCTTTAAATGTAAATAAGTATAATGAGGCGGTGTATTTTTATAATAAAATGGGATTTGAATGTGTGGGGACAGAAGATATTGACATTGGCTCAGGTTTTTTAATGGAAGACAAGATAATGGAAAAGAAATTGGCAACCGTAGAATAG
- a CDS encoding glucosamine-6-phosphate deaminase, whose amino-acid sequence MNVRKFKTREELGQYAGEAGIEAIKASIEARGEANVILATGQSQFETLQTLVGAKDIDWTKVRMFHLDEYIDLPVTHKASFRKYLTERFVDIVGPLKEVVLINGEKDPIDECNRLHKKIQDHPIDVAFVGIGENGHLAFNDPPADFEVKDAYLVVNLDVQCRQQQLGEGWFASLDEVPGQAISMSIHQIMQSKKIICAVPDERKALAVKNCLTLPISNLHPASILQDHADCTCYLDQGSASLLN is encoded by the coding sequence GTGAACGTAAGGAAATTTAAAACTCGAGAAGAATTGGGCCAGTATGCAGGTGAAGCTGGTATAGAAGCTATAAAAGCGTCAATTGAAGCAAGAGGAGAAGCAAATGTAATATTAGCGACAGGTCAAAGTCAATTCGAAACCCTGCAGACATTAGTAGGCGCCAAAGATATTGATTGGACGAAGGTTAGGATGTTCCATCTGGATGAGTACATTGATCTGCCCGTCACGCATAAGGCCAGCTTCCGCAAATATTTGACGGAGCGCTTCGTGGACATTGTAGGGCCATTAAAAGAAGTGGTGTTGATTAACGGAGAGAAGGACCCTATTGATGAATGTAATCGTCTCCATAAAAAAATTCAAGATCATCCAATTGATGTAGCATTTGTAGGGATTGGCGAAAATGGACATTTGGCATTTAATGATCCACCAGCTGATTTTGAGGTAAAAGATGCTTATCTTGTTGTCAACCTAGATGTACAATGTAGGCAACAACAGCTTGGTGAAGGTTGGTTTGCATCATTGGACGAGGTACCCGGTCAAGCCATTAGTATGTCGATCCATCAAATTATGCAATCGAAAAAAATAATATGTGCCGTACCTGATGAGCGAAAAGCATTGGCTGTGAAGAATTGTCTTACGCTTCCGATATCCAATCTACATCCTGCGAGTATACTGCAGGACCATGCAGATTGCACCTGCTATTTGGATCAAGGGTCTGCATCTTTACTCAATTAA